A stretch of the Plasmodium berghei ANKA genome assembly, chromosome: 10 genome encodes the following:
- a CDS encoding pre-mRNA-splicing factor CLF1, putative, producing MYTNSKNIQVKNKNAADVQITAEQLIKEALDFEEVEKKVNYNLIDEDELNEYKISKRKEFEDSIRKRRYLINTYIKYALWEIKQKDIKRCRSVFERALNIDYTNKNLWLKYIEVELTNKNINSARNLLERVVLLLPLENIFWKKYAHLEEILNNFVNARNIYERWVKWKIDETAFLCYINFEERCKEINKCREIFEQLIVNIPKLECFYRFIKFEKKYKNISRARACYEKCIELLPSQFLDQHFYIHFSKFEEENNEYERCRKIYIEALKRLPRENSDILYKNFLQFQKKYSEKEELDQTLLYNERIHFEEALKKTPNDYDIWFNYIKLEEQNINLINKEKSIIRIRELYERAISIIPQIFTKKYWKRYIYLWINYSVFEELYADNIDRARQVYSNIFKILSKQNFTFKKMYILYANFEIRQMGIDKARAIFNHAIENVKNEKIFQEYCDMELRLGNVKECRTIYSKYVEAFPFNSKAWIAMINFELSLDEIERARQIAEIAIHIDDMKLPELIWKAYIDLEINLQEYENASKLYERLLNITQHYKVYKSYAEFQYVYLDNINKCREILENGIEFCKKNELTNERSILLSFLYEIEKDHGDNEIIEKTLERLPKKVKKKKIIKSNDDEVVEEFITYVFLDDKTQSQNMKILQKAMEWKKKMEQHEKEKVENEQKNDKEMSQEI from the exons ATGTATACAAACAGTAAAAACATTCAG GTCAAGAATAAAAACGCCGCAGATGTACAAATTACGGCAGAACAACTCATTAAAGAAGCTTTGGATTTTGAAGAGGTTGAGAAAAAAGTAAATTACAATTTAATAGATGAAGATGAgctaaatgaatataaaatttctAAAAGAAAAGAATTTGAAGACTCAATaagaaaaagaagatatttaataaatacatatataaaatatgcgTTATGGgaaattaaacaaaaagatataaaaagatGTAGATCTGTTTTTGAAAGAGCATTGAACATTGATtacacaaataaaaatttatggttgaaatatatagaagTAGAATTAACAAATAAGAATATTAATAGTGCTAGAAATTTATTAGAAAGAGtggttttattattacctttagaaaatatattttggaaaaaatatgcacatttagaagaaattttaaataattttgttaatgctagaaatatatatgagcGTTGGGTTAAGTGGAAAATTGATGAAACTGcttttttatgttatataaattttgaagAGCGATGtaaggaaataaataaatgccGAGAAATTTTTGAGCAACTTATTGTTAATATACCTAAATTAGAATGCTTTTATagatttataaaatttgaaaagaaatataaaaatattagtaGAGCTAGAGCATGCTATGAAAAGTGTATTGAATTATTGCCATCTCAATTTTTAGAtcaacatttttatatacatttttctaaatttgaggaagaaaataatgaatatgaaAGATGccgaaaaatatatatcgaAGCATTAAAAAGATTACCACGTGAAAATAGTGATAtcttatataaaaattttttacagtttcaaaaaaaatattctgaAAAAGAAGAATTAGATCAAACATtgttatataatgaaaGGATACATTTTGAAGAAGCACTAAAAAAAACTCCTAATGATTATGACATTTggtttaattatataaaattagaagaacaaaatattaacttaataaataaagaaaaatcgATAATACGGATAAGAGAATTATATGAAAGAGCTATAAGTATAATACCACAAATAtttactaaaaaatattggaaacgttatatatatttatggaTTAATTATTCCGTTTTTGAAGAATTATATGCAGATAATATAGATCGAGCTCGACAGGTTTatagtaatatatttaaaatactTAGCAAGCAAaattttacatttaaaaaaatgtatatactTTATGCAAATTTTGAAATCAGACAAATGGGCATTGATAAAGCTCGAGCTATATTTAATCATGCTAttgaaaatgtaaaaaatgaaaaaatattccaaGAGTACTGTGACATGGAATTACGCCTTGGTAATGTCAAAGAGTGTAGAACTATTTACTCCAAATATGTGGAAGCCTTTCCATTTAACTCAAAG GCCTGGATTGCCATGATAAATTTCGAACTATCATTGGACGAGATCGAACGAGCCCGGCAAATAGCTGAAATAGCGATACATATAGATGATATGAAACTTCCGGAATTG ATATGGAAAGCCTATATCGATCTTGAAATAAACTTGCAAGAATACGAAAATGCAAGTAAACTTTACGAAAGATTGCTTAATATTACGCAACATTATAAG GTATACAAAAGCTATGCAGAGTTTCAGTACGTATATTTGGacaatataaacaaatgcAGAGAAATACTGGAGAATGGAATTGAGttttgcaaaaaaaatgaactaACAAATGAAAGATCAATATTGTTAAgctttttatatgaaattGAAAAGGATCATGGGGATAATGAAATTATAGAGAAAACCTTAGAAAGGTTACCAAAGAAAgtaaagaagaaaaaaataattaaaagcAATGACGACGAAGTGGTAGAGGAATTTATCACTTACGTTTTCCTCGACGACAAAACACAGTCACAG AACATGAAGATATTACAAAAGGCCATGGAGTGGAAAAAGAAGATGGAACAACACGAAAAGGAAAAGGTagaaaatgaacaaaaaaatgataaagaaaTGTCCCAAGAAATATAA